The Streptomyces sp. NBC_00483 genome contains the following window.
TGGCCGAGCCCGGCGGGACGCTCGCCGATCTCACACCTCTCGGCGCGGCACAGGAGGCCCCCCGGTGACCCTCGACCACTCCGACTCCGGGCGCGTGCCACTGCTGCGTGCCCGCGGGCTGACCAAGACGTTCACCACGCGCGGCTCGCTCGGCCGCACGTCCGAGACCACCGCGGTCGACGACGTGAGCCTCGACATCCACCCCGGCGAGACGCTCGCCGTGGTCGGCGAGTCCGGCAGCGGCAAGTCGACCACCGCGCGCCTGGTGGCCAAGCTGATGGAACCCACCGCCGGCACCCTGGAGTTCGCGGGCGAGGACGTGACACGCGCGGGCGGCGCCGCGCTCGCCCGCTTCCGCAGCAACGTACAAGTGGTGTTCCAGGACCCGTACTCCTCGCTCAACCCCCGGCACACCGTCGAACGCATCCTGACCGCCCCGCTCGACTACCAGCACCTGCCGGTCCCGGGAGGCCGCCGCGCCTTCACCCGCGAGCTGATGGAGCGCGTCGGCCTCAACCCGGACCACGCGCTGCGCTATCCCGCACAGTTCTCCGGCGGCCAGGCGCAGCGCATCGGCATCGCCCGCGCGCTCGCGGTCGGCCCGCAGCTGGTGATCTGCGACGAGGCGGTGTCCGCGCTCGACGTGTCGGTGCAGGCCCAGGTGATGAACCTGCTGCTGCGCCTGCAACGGGAGAACGGCTTCTCCTACCTGTTCATCGCCCACGATCTCGCCGTGGTCCGCCGGATCGCCCACCGCGTGGCGGTGATGCACCAGGGACGTATCGTCGAGTCCGGCCGCGCCACGGACGTCTTCGACCGGCCGCGGGACACGTACACCCGCACCCTGCTCGGGGCGATCCCGCGCATCAACCCGGAGTGGGACCGCCGCCGGCGTGCCGCTCCCCGGACCTCTCAAGGACTGGAGTCGGCATGACAGAGACGACCCCCGCCACCTCCGCGCCCAGGTCGAGCACCCCGGATCCCCGGATGCCGCGCCTGGCCGAACTGCCGGACTTCGCCGCGTACATGGGCCAGGGCTGGGACGAGGCCGACCGGACGCCACCGACCGTGCCGGGGGTCGCCGATGCGGCCGCCGCGCACCGTGCGCGGCTCAGTGCGGAGTTCGCCGGGCGGCCGCTCGTGGTCGCCGCCGGACGGGCCCCGGTGCGCAGCAATGACACCGCGTACGACTTCCGGCCCGACAGCGACTTCTACTGGCTGACCGGTTGCGCGGTCGAGGGCGCCGTTCTGGTGCTGCGTCCCGCGCCCGGCGGGCACGACGCGGTGCTGTATCTGCCGCCGCCGGCCCGCCCCGGTGAGACCGGGTTCTTCGCGGACGCGGCGCACGGCGAACTGTGGGTGGGCCCGGCCCCCGGTCTGGACGACTGGCGCGAGGCGCTGCGCGTGGACACGGCGCCGCTGGGCGCCCTGGACGAGGCGCTGGCCGCGTGCACGTCGCAGGGCCCGCTGCTCACCGGCCCGCTGGATCCGGACACCGCCCGCCGCCACGGGATCGCGGTCTCCGCCGACCTCGGCCGGGCGCTCTCCGAGCTGCGCATGGTCAAGGACGCGTGGGAGATCGGCCAGCTGCGCGAGGCCGTGAACCGTACGGTCGAGGGCTTCGCCGCGGTGGTCCGCGAGTTTCCCGCGGCCGTGCGCGGCGGTGGCGAGCGCTGGCTGCAGGGCACCTTCGACCGCTACGCCCGCACGTACGGCAACGGTCCCGGGTACGCCACGATCGTGGGCAGCGGCCGCAACGCCGCGACGCTGCATTGGGTGCGCTGCGACGGGCCCGTGGCCGAGGACGCGGCGGTGCTCCTGGACATGGGTGTCGAGACGCGCAGCTACTACACGGCCGACGTCACCCGCACCTTCCCGGCGTCCGGCCGCTTCACCTCCGCCCAGCGCTCCGTGCACGACCTGGTGGAGCGCGCGCACCGGGCCGGGCTCGACGCCGTGGGCCCGGGGCGGGACTGGGCCGACTTCCACACGGCGTCGATGGAGGTGGTCGCGCGCGGCCTCGACGACTGGGGGCTGCTACCGGTCTCCGTGGACGAGGCCCTCTCCCCCAAGGGCCAGCACCACCGCCGCTATCTGGTGTGCGGCATCGGCCACCACCTCGGCCTCGACGTGCACGACTGCGCCCGCGCCGACTACTCCGCGTACCAGGGCGCCCGCATGGCTCCCGGCATGGTGCTCACGGTCGAGCCGGGCCTGTACTTCCACGCCCATGACACGACCGTGCCCCCGGAGCTGCGCGGCATCGGGGCACGCATCGAGGACGACATTCTGGTGACCGGTGCCGGTTCGGAGGTGCTGTCGGCCGAACTGCCCCTGGATGCGGCGGGGTTGGAGCGGTGGATGGCGGCATAGGCGGACCGCCACACCTTTACGTGTCTCACATATCGAACACCCATTACCGGTGAGTGAGACACATGAAAGGTTGTGATCCTCGTACCGTCCGACCGGTGCGAGGGTCGCCGGCGTCGAGTGCCGGTGGACGTACACCGCAACACCCCTGGGATTGACCCGAAGATGTCCGCTTCTGCCACCGGCCCGGCCCCTGCCACGTCCGCCGCGCCGTCACCCGCCTCCGGCCCGAACCCGGCCGCGCCGGTCAACCCGCGCTCGCGGGTCCTGATCGCCAGCCTCATCGGGACGACGATCGAGTTCTACGACTTCTACGTCTACGCGACCGCCGCCGTACTCGTCTTCCCCGCGCTCTTCTTCCCCAGCAGCGACCCGACCACCGCGCTCCTGTCGTCGTTCGCCGTGTTCGGCGCCGCGATGGTGGCCCGGCCCATCGGCGCGGCCTTCTTCGGGCACCTCGGTGACCGGCTCGGCCGCAAGAAGACGCTGGTCGTCTCGCTGCTCACGATGGGCATCGCCACTTTCCTGATCGGCGTGCTGCCCACGTACGGGTCGATCGGCTGGGCCGCCACCGCGTTCCTCGTGCTGATGCGGCTCGCGCAGGGCTTCGCGCTCGGCGGCGAGTGGAGCGGCGCGGCGCTGGTCGCCACGGAGAACGCGCCTCCGGGCAAGCGGGCGCTGTGGGGCACGTTCCCGCAGCTGGGCGCGCCGCTCGGGTTCATCATCGGCAACGGCCTCTTCCTGGTCATCGCCGCCCTCCTGCCGTCCGCTGCGGGCGCCGACCCCTCGCAGCCTTCGCAGGCGTTCCTGTCGTGGGGCTGGCGGATCCCGTTCCTGTTCTCGGCCGTGATGGTCGCGATCGGCCTGTGGGTGCGGATGCGCCTGGTCGAGGCGGAGGTCTTCACCAAGACGCAGGAGACCAAGAAGGTCCGCAAGCTGCCGCTGGCGACCGTGTTCCGGCACCACTGGAAGCAGCTGATCCTCGGCACCTTCGCGATGCTGGCGACGTACGTGCTCTTCTACCTGATGACGACGTTCTCGCTGAGCTACGGCCGCACCGCGAAGGACGCCGCCGTCCCCGGGCTCGGCTACAGCTACACCACGTTCGTCCTGATGCTGATCTTCGGCGTGGTCTTCTTCGCCGCGTTCACGCTCATCTCCGGGCCGCTGGCCGACAAGTACGGCCGCCGCAAGACGCTGGCGTGGATCACTGCGGGCATCTTCGTGTTCGGTCTGGTGTGGGTGCCGCTGATCGGGCTGGGCACGCTCGGTGTGGTGCTGTGGCTGGTCCTCGGCTTCACGCTGATGGGCCTCACCTTCGGCCCGATGGGCGCGCTGCTCCCGGAGATGTTCCCGACGTCCGTGCGCTACACCGGCTCCGGCATCTCGTACAACGTCAGCTCCGTCCTCGGCGCGGCCGTCGCCCCGTTCATCGCGGTGGCTCTGTGGGATGCCGGCGACGGCTCTCCGTGGCTGGTCGGCGTCTACCTGTCGGCGATGGCCGTCCTCACCTTCGTCGCGCTGCTGTGCAGCAAGGAGACGAAGGATGTGGCACTGGAGGCGGGCGAGAGTCCGGCGTAACCACCCTCTGCGTAAGAGCCCGGGCCGCCCTTCGTGGGCGGCCCGGGCTTTTGCGCCTACTCAGCCGCGGCGGCCGCGGGAGGTGACGCGGCGGTGACCGGCCCGGACGAGGGTGATGGCCAGTCCGAGCGCCGTGAGCAGGCCCGCGCCGAACAGGAGCGGGCGCGCCGACGACGGCCCGGTGTCGGCCAGTTGGTCGCCCGACGGACCACCGGTGGGAACCGAGGTGGTCGGGCCGGGAGACGGCGGCGTCGAGGTCGGAGTCGGGGTCGCGCTGGTGGGTGACGGCGTCGGGGTCGAATTGGTCGGCGACGGGCTCGAGCAGCCCTCGCCCGGCGTGTAGCTGAAGGTGATCCGGCCGTTGCCGGAGCGGGCACCGTCGCTGAAGGTGCTCCCGGTCGGCCCGATGCTGGACCCTCCTCCGCCGCCGCCCCCGGAGTTCTCACCGCCTCCGCCGCCGCCACCGCCCCCGCCGATGGCACCGCCGCCCCCGCCTCCGCCGCCCGCGCCACCGGTCGTGCCGGTGGGAGCGATGTCGGCGTTTCCTGCGCCGCCGGTGCCACCGCTGTCCGGGGTGCCCGCCCCGCCGTCCTCGCCCGCCAGAGTGGGGCTGTTGTTGATCACCGTGCCGCCCTGACCGCCGGCCGCGCCCTTCCCGCCGGCCTGGCCTCCTCTCGCGGCTCCGACGGCGGCCCCGTCGTCGCCGCCGTCGGTGCCGTCCCGGCCCCCGCTGCCGCCGTTCACATCGGGGAGCCAGCCCGCCGCCCCGCCACCGCCCCCGGCGATGATCAGGGGGCTGCCGGACCGGAGCACGGTGCTCGCGCCGCCGCCTCCGCCACCGTCGGGCCGGTCGGTCCCCGCACCTCCGGAGCCACCACCGTTGTAGCCACCGGTGGTGCTGCTGCCCTGTCCGCCGACCTGCACCCGGAACACGTTGCCCGGTGCGACCGTCAGCTGGGCGCTCACCTGGCCGCCCAGACCACCGGTCGAGGGCGCCACGGAGCCGCCCTGCGCACCGTCGGCCACCACTTGGAGCCGGCACACGCCCGCGGGCACCACGAAGCCCTGCCCGCTGCCGGTGTACCCGAACGTCGCCGTCTGCGGCGCGGCGGCGGACGCGGCCGGCGTCGCGGCCTGCCCCACCGCCAGCAGTGCGGCGGATCCCAGGAGAGCCCCGGCCACGCCCAAGGGTGCCGTGCGAGCGATGCGGGTCCGGCAGGCGGCCGACCGCTTACGGGGGCGCTCCCCCGCGGTCCGACGATGAGGTGTCACAGGAAATGACCTCGTTCCAGAGCGGGGGCCGTGCGCTGACGGCATGGGACGTCAACCTGGCTACCACGGCACACCAATGGGGTTCCCGGCCGACACTCGCCCCGCAGCGGAGGAGTCATCCGTCCGGCTCAGCCCCCGGCGCCCTGCCCCGCTCTTCCCTCCGAAGCCCCGTCCACCGGCTCCGCCGACGCGAGCCGCGGCGGCCACACCCCCGCCACCAGCACACCCTCCGCATACGCCCGGGCGACCAGTTCCGTGCGGTTCGACGCGCCCCAGCGGCGCGACAGTTGGCGCAGGTGGTAGGTGACGCCGTCGGTCGTCAGGCCGGTCTCGCGGGCCGTGCGGGCCGTCGTCGCGCCCGCGGCGAGCAGCGCCAGGATCCGCGCCTCCTGCGGGTGCGCGGGCGCGGACGCGGACGGCTTCGCGTCGGGCCCGACGGCCGTGTCGAGCACCCGTACCGTCACCAGCAGGTCGGGCACGCGGTTCGCGGTCTCGCTCACCGTGTCGACGATCAACTCGCCCCGGCGCCGCGCCCCGTCGCCGCCGCGCCAGGCCACCGCCACCGTGTAGCGCGAGCGGCGGCGCGCCTTCTGCGCCTGTGCGATCCGGTCGACCTGTGCCGCGTCGACCGGCGCGAACAGGTCGAGGATCGCGCGCCCCTTGAGGCGGCCCGCGGTGGTGCCCCACTCCAGGGCGAACGCGGCGTTCACCAGCCGTACGTCGCCGTAGGGATCGCACACCGCGACCGGCATCGGGATCCGGTCGAACAGCACCATCGCGCGATTGCGCCACAACACGGCGTCCCCGGTGTCCACCGACGCCTCGCCTCCCGCCTCCGTACGTACCGCTGTGCCACGGACGGCGCCCGCGCACAAGTCCGATACACCGTCAGCCACTACACAATCATGTAGTGGACCTGGCCTGGCCGGCAGGGGGAGCGGATCAAGCTGGAAGGCGCAGCTCCCCCACGCTGCGACAGCAGGTTCCCCCTCGCGAAAGGCACCGCCCCACCATGCCGGACTCCGCGCCCGCCCCCTCCCCCACGCCCGACGGCGGCGCCTACGCCGCCGCCGGTGTCCCCGTCGTCGACGTCACCGCCACCGGCCTCGGCCCCGGACCGCTGCAGCAGATCATGGGCCTGATGCGGGAGCACGGTCCGCAGCTGGTGCGGCGGGTGCACGGCCGGGACGCCCTGTTCGTCTCCGAACTCGACCTCGTCACCGAGCTCGCCGACGAGACGCGGTTCGCGAAGAGCATCGGCCCGGCGCTGCGCAACGTCCGCGAGTTCGCCGCCGACGGCCTGTTCACCGCCTACAACGACGAGCCGAACTGGGCGCGCGCCCACGACATCCTGATGCCGGCCTTCGCGCTCGGCTCCATGCGTACGTACCACCCGGTGATGTACGAGGTCGCGCGCCGCCTCGTCGACTCCTGGGACCTCGCCGCCGCCGACGGCAGCCCGGTCGACGTGCCCGGTGACATGACCCGGATGACGCTCGACACCATCGGACTCGCCGGATTCGGCTACGACTTCGCCTCCTTCGCGAGCAGCGAGCCGCACCCGTTCGTCGAGGCGATGGTGCGCTGCCTGGAGTGGAGCATGAAGCGCCTGGCGCGGGTGCCCGGCGGCGACTACGAGGCCGCCGACGCGGCGTTCCGCGCCGACGCCGACTATCTCGCCCAGGTCGTCGACGACGTGATCAGCGCGCGCGTCGAGAGCGGCGAGCGGCACACCGACGACCTGCTCGGTCTGATGCTGACGGCGCAGCACCCGCAGGACGGCTCCACGTTGGACACGGCCAACATCCGCAACCAGGTCATCACATTCCTGATCGCCGGGCACGAGACGACGTCGGGCGCCATGTCCTTCGCCCTGTACTACCTCGCCAAGAACCCGGCCACCCTCGATCTCGTACGCCGCGAGGTGGACGCCCTGTGGGGTGACACCACGGACCCGGCGCCGGACTTCGACGAGGTCGGCCGGCTCACGTACACCCGGCAGGTCCTCAACGAGGCGCTGCGCCTGTGGCCCACGGCCGCCGCGTTCAGCCGGGAGGCGCGCGAGGACACCCTGCTCGGCGGCCGCATTCCGCTGCGCGCGGGGCAGGCCGTGACCGTCATGTCGCCGATGCTGCACCGGCAGCCGGTGTGGGGCGACAACCCGGAGCGCTTCGACCCGAACCGGTTCACGCCGGAGGCCGAGGCGGCGCGCTCCCCGCACGCCTTCAAGCCCTTCGGCACCGGTGAACGGGCCTGCATCGGGCGGCAGTTCGCGCTGCACGAGGCGACGATGCTGCTCGCGATGCTCGTGCACCGCTACCGCCTGGTCGACCACGCCGACTACGAGCTCTCCGTGAAGGAGACCCTCACCCTGAAGCCGGACGGCTTCACCCTCACCCTCGCGCCGCGCACCCCGGCCGACCGCCGACACACTCCCCTGCCCGGCGCCGCAGGCAAGGCCGAAGCGGACCTGGTGTCCGACACACTGCCGGCACGGGTACTGCCCGGCACCCGCGCCCTGTTCCTGCACGGCAGCAACTACGGCACCTGCACGGGGCTCGCCGCGCAGCTCGCCGACGAGGCCGCCGCGCTCGGCTGCGAGACGGAGGTCGCTCCGCTGGACGCGTACGCGGAGGGTCTGCCGACCGACCGCCCCGTGGTGATCGTCGCCGCGTCCTACAACGGCCGGCCCACCGACGACGCCGGGCAGTTCGCCGTCCGGCTCGACGCCGACACACCTTCGGACGGCGTGGAGTACGCCGTGCTCGGTGTCGGCGACCGCAACTGGGCCGCCACCTACCAGCACTTCCCCACCCGCATCGACGAGCGCCTGGCCGCGCAAGGCGCCGAGCGGCTGTGCGAGCGGGCCGCCGCCGACGCCTCCGGCGACCTGGGCGGCACCGTCCGCGCCTTCACCGCCGACCTGCGCACCACCCTCCTGGAGCGGTACGGGGACCCCGAGGCCACCGCCGCGAACACCCCCGCCGAGCCCACCACCTCCTACGAGATCCGCGAGATCACCGGCGGGCCGCTGGACGCCGCGGCGGCCCGGCACGGGCTCGCTCCGCTGACGGTCACCGAGGCGCGCGACCTGACGGCGCCCGGCCATCCCCGCGTCAAGCGGTTCGTGCGGCTCGCGCTGCCCGATGGTGTGTCGTACCGGACCGGCGACCACCTCGCGGTGCTGCCCGCGCACGAGGACGGGCTCGTCGAGCGCGCGCTGAAGGTCCTCGACCTCGACCCGGACGCGCTGCTCGACATCCGGGACGCCCGTCCGCGGCGCGACGCCCTGCCCCTCGACCGGCCCGTCACCGTACGCGAACTGCTCACGTACCACGTCGAGTTGCAGCACCGGCCGGGCCCCGACGAGGTGGCCGCGCTCGCCGCCGCGAACCCCTGCCCGCCGGAGGCCGCCGCGCTGCGGGAGCTGTCCGCAGACGACCCGCGCACCTTCCTCGACCTGGTCGAGGACCACCCGGCGCTGCGCGACGTCCTGAGCTGGGACCTGCTGCTCGGGCTGCTCCCGCCGCTGCGCCCGCGCCACTACTCCATCTCGTCCAGCCCTGCCGAACTCCCGGGCCACGTCGACCTGATGGTGTCCGTGCTCGACGCGCCCGCCGCCTCCGGCACCGGCCGCTACCGGGGCACGGGCTCGCACCACCTGGCCGCGCTCCGCCCCGGTGACACCGTCCTCGGCCGTGTCCAGCCGTGCCGCGACGCCTTCCGCATCGGACCTGACACCCCCGAGCCGGTCATCATGATCGCCGCGGGGACGGGTCTCGCCCCGTTCCGCGGAGTGGTCACCGAACGAGCGGCGCAGGGCGCCCAACTGCCGCCCGCGCTCCTCTACTTCGGCTGCGACCACCCCGAGCGGGACTTCATGCACGCCGACGAACTCCGGGCCGCCGACGCCGCGGGCGCGGTCTCGCTCCGCCCCGTCTTCAGCGACGCCCCGGTCGACGGCCACGCCTTCGTCCAGCACCGCATCGCCGCCGAGGGCGCCGAGATCGGCCGCCTCCTCGACGCCGGGGCGCGGGTGTACGTGTGCGGGGACGGCGCCCGGATGGCACCCGGCGTCCGCGCCGCGTTCCGCGCACTGCACCGCGAGCGCACGCCGGGCGCCGACGAGTCCGCGGCCGAGCAGTGGCTCACCACACTGATGGCCGAGGGGCGTTACGTGGAGGACGTGTACGGGGGCTGACCGCACATACCCCCACGGGGCCGGTCGGCGCCCGTGCGCCCCGAGCACAGGTAGGGTGACCTGGTGTTCTCAGACATAGGCCCCTTCGAACTGCTGGTCGTGGCGCTCGTGGCGCTGGCCGTCCTCAGCGTGCCGACGCTCGTCGCCCGCCGCCGGAGGGTTCAGCGCCTGCGGCTGGTCGTCGTGGTCAATGTGATCGGCGCCTTCACCGGATTGTTCTGGTTCGTCGCGCTGATCATGGCGATGACGATGGCCACCCGTGAGCCCGACGTCACGCCGGTGCCGGGCAGCCAACCGGGCCGCTGACGACTGGCCGCAACGCGGCGAGCGTCAGCCCGCCGCCGGCACCAGCGCCGCCGCCGCCGAGCGCGCCGCGGCCAGCGCCTGGCGGTGTTCGGCGCCCGGCTGGCCCAGGACGACCCGGGTGCTCAACCCGTCGAGCAGCGCGAGGAGTTGGGCCGCGCGGCCGGCGACGTCGTCGACGGCGAAGGCGCCGCGGTCCACCCCCTTGG
Protein-coding sequences here:
- a CDS encoding ATP-binding cassette domain-containing protein yields the protein MTLDHSDSGRVPLLRARGLTKTFTTRGSLGRTSETTAVDDVSLDIHPGETLAVVGESGSGKSTTARLVAKLMEPTAGTLEFAGEDVTRAGGAALARFRSNVQVVFQDPYSSLNPRHTVERILTAPLDYQHLPVPGGRRAFTRELMERVGLNPDHALRYPAQFSGGQAQRIGIARALAVGPQLVICDEAVSALDVSVQAQVMNLLLRLQRENGFSYLFIAHDLAVVRRIAHRVAVMHQGRIVESGRATDVFDRPRDTYTRTLLGAIPRINPEWDRRRRAAPRTSQGLESA
- a CDS encoding aminopeptidase P family protein → MTETTPATSAPRSSTPDPRMPRLAELPDFAAYMGQGWDEADRTPPTVPGVADAAAAHRARLSAEFAGRPLVVAAGRAPVRSNDTAYDFRPDSDFYWLTGCAVEGAVLVLRPAPGGHDAVLYLPPPARPGETGFFADAAHGELWVGPAPGLDDWREALRVDTAPLGALDEALAACTSQGPLLTGPLDPDTARRHGIAVSADLGRALSELRMVKDAWEIGQLREAVNRTVEGFAAVVREFPAAVRGGGERWLQGTFDRYARTYGNGPGYATIVGSGRNAATLHWVRCDGPVAEDAAVLLDMGVETRSYYTADVTRTFPASGRFTSAQRSVHDLVERAHRAGLDAVGPGRDWADFHTASMEVVARGLDDWGLLPVSVDEALSPKGQHHRRYLVCGIGHHLGLDVHDCARADYSAYQGARMAPGMVLTVEPGLYFHAHDTTVPPELRGIGARIEDDILVTGAGSEVLSAELPLDAAGLERWMAA
- a CDS encoding MFS transporter, with the translated sequence MSASATGPAPATSAAPSPASGPNPAAPVNPRSRVLIASLIGTTIEFYDFYVYATAAVLVFPALFFPSSDPTTALLSSFAVFGAAMVARPIGAAFFGHLGDRLGRKKTLVVSLLTMGIATFLIGVLPTYGSIGWAATAFLVLMRLAQGFALGGEWSGAALVATENAPPGKRALWGTFPQLGAPLGFIIGNGLFLVIAALLPSAAGADPSQPSQAFLSWGWRIPFLFSAVMVAIGLWVRMRLVEAEVFTKTQETKKVRKLPLATVFRHHWKQLILGTFAMLATYVLFYLMTTFSLSYGRTAKDAAVPGLGYSYTTFVLMLIFGVVFFAAFTLISGPLADKYGRRKTLAWITAGIFVFGLVWVPLIGLGTLGVVLWLVLGFTLMGLTFGPMGALLPEMFPTSVRYTGSGISYNVSSVLGAAVAPFIAVALWDAGDGSPWLVGVYLSAMAVLTFVALLCSKETKDVALEAGESPA
- a CDS encoding PAS domain-containing protein codes for the protein MVLFDRIPMPVAVCDPYGDVRLVNAAFALEWGTTAGRLKGRAILDLFAPVDAAQVDRIAQAQKARRRSRYTVAVAWRGGDGARRRGELIVDTVSETANRVPDLLVTVRVLDTAVGPDAKPSASAPAHPQEARILALLAAGATTARTARETGLTTDGVTYHLRQLSRRWGASNRTELVARAYAEGVLVAGVWPPRLASAEPVDGASEGRAGQGAGG
- a CDS encoding cytochrome P450, encoding MPDSAPAPSPTPDGGAYAAAGVPVVDVTATGLGPGPLQQIMGLMREHGPQLVRRVHGRDALFVSELDLVTELADETRFAKSIGPALRNVREFAADGLFTAYNDEPNWARAHDILMPAFALGSMRTYHPVMYEVARRLVDSWDLAAADGSPVDVPGDMTRMTLDTIGLAGFGYDFASFASSEPHPFVEAMVRCLEWSMKRLARVPGGDYEAADAAFRADADYLAQVVDDVISARVESGERHTDDLLGLMLTAQHPQDGSTLDTANIRNQVITFLIAGHETTSGAMSFALYYLAKNPATLDLVRREVDALWGDTTDPAPDFDEVGRLTYTRQVLNEALRLWPTAAAFSREAREDTLLGGRIPLRAGQAVTVMSPMLHRQPVWGDNPERFDPNRFTPEAEAARSPHAFKPFGTGERACIGRQFALHEATMLLAMLVHRYRLVDHADYELSVKETLTLKPDGFTLTLAPRTPADRRHTPLPGAAGKAEADLVSDTLPARVLPGTRALFLHGSNYGTCTGLAAQLADEAAALGCETEVAPLDAYAEGLPTDRPVVIVAASYNGRPTDDAGQFAVRLDADTPSDGVEYAVLGVGDRNWAATYQHFPTRIDERLAAQGAERLCERAAADASGDLGGTVRAFTADLRTTLLERYGDPEATAANTPAEPTTSYEIREITGGPLDAAAARHGLAPLTVTEARDLTAPGHPRVKRFVRLALPDGVSYRTGDHLAVLPAHEDGLVERALKVLDLDPDALLDIRDARPRRDALPLDRPVTVRELLTYHVELQHRPGPDEVAALAAANPCPPEAAALRELSADDPRTFLDLVEDHPALRDVLSWDLLLGLLPPLRPRHYSISSSPAELPGHVDLMVSVLDAPAASGTGRYRGTGSHHLAALRPGDTVLGRVQPCRDAFRIGPDTPEPVIMIAAGTGLAPFRGVVTERAAQGAQLPPALLYFGCDHPERDFMHADELRAADAAGAVSLRPVFSDAPVDGHAFVQHRIAAEGAEIGRLLDAGARVYVCGDGARMAPGVRAAFRALHRERTPGADESAAEQWLTTLMAEGRYVEDVYGG
- a CDS encoding superinfection immunity protein; this encodes MFSDIGPFELLVVALVALAVLSVPTLVARRRRVQRLRLVVVVNVIGAFTGLFWFVALIMAMTMATREPDVTPVPGSQPGR